In Amycolatopsis jiangsuensis, the following proteins share a genomic window:
- a CDS encoding DUF2567 domain-containing protein: MVDSAGKAAHRSSAVAETWSVPLLFPPQRPRVVVKADLLPAVSVLSTAALLGIPLGWLWSLMAPPQRARVVTADGGLVPLELESWHRFDDLAIFGFLAMATGLLVGLVAWFLRERRGPVVLLAAAGGALLAAWLGTQMGAAFANSKYSVDSAPALGAVIDQAPRLESGWVILAAPLLTSLVYALMTAWNGREDLGRRLG, encoded by the coding sequence GTGGTCGATTCCGCGGGCAAGGCAGCACACCGGTCGTCCGCCGTGGCCGAGACCTGGTCGGTACCGCTGCTGTTCCCGCCGCAGCGCCCTCGCGTGGTGGTGAAGGCGGATCTGCTGCCTGCCGTGAGCGTGCTCTCCACCGCGGCCCTGCTCGGCATTCCGCTCGGCTGGCTGTGGTCGCTGATGGCCCCGCCGCAGCGCGCCCGCGTGGTGACCGCCGACGGCGGGCTCGTACCGCTGGAGCTGGAGAGCTGGCACCGCTTCGACGACCTGGCGATCTTCGGCTTCCTCGCGATGGCCACCGGACTGCTGGTCGGCCTGGTCGCCTGGTTCCTGCGCGAACGCCGCGGACCGGTCGTGCTCCTGGCCGCGGCGGGCGGGGCGCTGCTCGCCGCCTGGCTGGGCACGCAGATGGGTGCGGCCTTCGCCAACTCGAAGTACTCGGTGGACAGCGCCCCCGCGCTCGGCGCGGTGATCGACCAGGCGCCACGACTGGAGTCCGGCTGGGTGATCCTGGCCGCGCCGCTGCTCACCAGTCTGGTCTACGCGCTGATGACCGCCTGGAACGGCCGGGAGGACCTGGGCCGCCGGCTCGGCTGA
- the bsaP gene encoding biotin synthase auxiliary protein BsaP — translation MTASEYCVHCGQPEADAGHEACHTLRTALEPPRFCRSCARRMVVQVTTFGWTARCSRHGETSGG, via the coding sequence GTGACAGCCTCTGAGTATTGCGTCCACTGTGGACAGCCGGAGGCGGACGCCGGTCACGAGGCCTGCCACACCCTGCGCACCGCGCTGGAACCACCGCGCTTCTGCCGGTCCTGCGCGCGGCGCATGGTGGTACAGGTGACGACGTTCGGCTGGACGGCGCGGTGCAGCAGGCACGGGGAGACCTCCGGCGGGTGA